One genomic region from Gadus morhua chromosome 9, gadMor3.0, whole genome shotgun sequence encodes:
- the LOC115550690 gene encoding cell cycle regulator of non-homologous end joining, whose protein sequence is MTDRKRELPSWMSLKEKAIPDQAMTNIRKVSRTVYCMNEKELVEAAIAFISQGEVNGDRRLASAMRIQDCSKQIEETLGESSSSYNQDRTYISETDMDTVEDAQTLSPHLYFSGQQSEGQRQQSEGQRSLQARDSQSPVAPETGPTVVAESPPTEVEEDDSFKLVREIFFTKD, encoded by the exons ATGACCGACCGAAAGAGGGAACTGCCGTCTTGGATGTCGCTAAAGGAGAAGGCGATACCAGATCAGGCAATGACGAACATTAGAAAAGTTTCACG AACGGTATATTGCATGAACGAGAAGGAGCTTGTTGAAGCAGCGATTGCATTTATTAGCCAAGGG GAGGTGAATGGAGACAGAAGGCTGGCAAGCGCTATGAGAATCCAGGACTGTTCTAAACAAATAGAAGAGACTTTGGGTGAATCCTCTAGCTCCTATAATCAGGACCGGACCTACATTTCAGAGACCGACATGGACACTGTAGAAGACGCACAGACATTATCCCCCCACCTATATTTCTCTGGACAACAGTCTGAAGGTCAAAGACAACAGTctgaaggtcaaaggtcattaCAGGCTCGAGACTCTCAGAGTCCGGTTGCACCTGAAACAGGCCCCACAGTGGTTGCTGAGTCTCCGCCCACTGAAGTCGAAGAGGACGACTCGTTCAAGCTTGTAAGGGAAATCTTCTTCACAAAGGATTAA
- the neto2b gene encoding neuropilin and tolloid-like protein 2 — protein MGRMQAAVWILLVLIEEGFTAAAQKTKDAADAASQGVKPTLQPRLPRNCGSWVRDTEGGVFSSPNYPKTYPPNKECIYILEALPRQRIELHFNRSFYMEASFECRFDHIEVRDGPFSFSPLIDRFCGTATPGLVVSSGRFVWVRFYSDDELEGQGFQVQYHFTTDPEFYLHLGGILNPIPDCQFELSGADGLIRSSQVEDENKVKGDQAVDCIWTIRAPVNHRIYLRFLDYQMENSNECKKNFVAVYDGSNAIEDLKAKFCSTVANDVMLDTGLGVIRMWADESSRLSRFRMLFTVFEDPPCQGSSFFCHSNMCINSSLVCNGIQNCVFPWDEGSCKEKKSKGLFHHITKTHGTLIGVSTGLVLLLLVISILVQVKQPRKKVLLRKNNLFNRPEFHEVFDPPHYELFTLRDKDTSGDLGELSEEMQSLNALRRSSSERNRCVHEHHCGSQASVSYVMPGRGAPPLLTGSVHFPPFGGVFQNDFQAFQQGTSRSLRKKSWPSMKPGRAELRHSMTERGQGHPAAGVAMLRRVERVMEEELEEEEEDVEEEENGRYDVYVRRAGGRRMNCEMAQQRSLSMDF, from the exons ATGGGAAGGATGCAAGCAG CAGTGTGGATCCTGCTTGTGCTGATTGAGGAGGGCTTCACGGCGGCGGCACAGAAAACCAAAG ATGCAGCAGACGCAGCATCCCAAGGCGTTAAGCCCACCCTTCAACCTCGGCTCCCCCGTAACTGTGGAAGCTGGGTGAGAGACACGGAGGGCGGGGTCTTTAGCTCTCCAAACTACCCCAAAACATACCCACCCAACAAGGAGTGCATCTACATACTGGAAG CGTTACCGCGGCAGCGGATAGAGCTGCACTTCAACCGGAGCTTCTACATGGAGGCGTCGTTCGAGTGCCGCTTCGACCACATCGAGGTGCGGGACGGCCCCTTCAGCTTCTCCCCCCTCATCGACCGCTTCTGCGGCACGGCCACCCCGGGCCTGGTGGTCTCCAGCGGCCGCTTTGTGTGGGTGCGCTTCTACAGCGACGACGAGCTGGAGGGCCAGGGCTTCCAGGTCCAGTACCACTTCACCACAG ACCCTGAGTTTTATCTGCACCTTGGAGGAATCCTTAACCCCATCCCAG ACTGCCAGTTTGAGCTGAGCGGGGCGGATGGGCTGATCCGCTCCAGTCAGGTGGAAGACGAGAACAAGGTGAAAGGGGACCAGGCCGTGGACTGTATCTGGACCATCCGAGCGCCCGTCAACCACAGG ATCTACCTGCGGTTTCTAGATTATCAAATGGAGAATTCGAATGAATGTAAGAAGAACTTTGTGGCCGTGTATGACGGCAGCAACGCCATTGAAGACCTGAAG GCTAAGTTCTGTAGCACGGTGGCTAACGACGTCATGCTAGACACGGGGCTAGGCGTTATTCGGATGTGGGCCGATGAGTCGAGTCGCCTCAGTCGCTTCCGCATGCTGTTCACCGTGTTTGAGGACC CCCCATGCCAGGGCAGTTCATTCTTCTGCCATAGCAACATGTGCATCAACTCCTCTCTGGTGTGCAATGGCATCCAGAACTGTGTCTTCCCCTGGGACGAAGGCAGCTGTAAAG AAAAGAAGAGCAAAGGCCTGTTCCACCACATCACCAAGACCCACGGGACGTTGATCGGCGTGTCTACCGGCCTGGTGCTGCTGCTCCTTGTCATCTCTATCTTGGTGCAGGTCAAGCAGCCGCGCAAAAAG GTGCTGCTGCGTAAAAATAACTTGTTCAACCGGCCTGAGTTCCATGAAGTGTTTGACCCTCCCCATTACGAGCTTTTCACTCTCAGGGATAAG GACACGTCTGGGGATCTGGGGGAGCTCTCTGAGGAGATGCAGTCGCTGAACGCCCTCCGCCGCTCGTCCTCCGAGCGCAACCGCTGCGTCCACGAGCACCACTGCGGCTCCCAGGCCTCCGTCAGCTACGTGATGCCCGGtcggggcgcgccccccctgctCACCGGCTCCGTCCACTTTCCCCCGTTCGGGGGGGTCTTCCAGAACGACTTCCAGGCCTTCCAGCAGGGCACCAGCCGGAGCCTGAGGAAGAAGAGCTGGCCCAGCATGAAGCCGGGCCGGGCGGAGCTACGGCACTCCATGACCGAAAGGGGACAGGGGCACCCCGCGGCTGGGGTCGCCATGctgaggagggtggagagggtgatggaggaggagctggaggaggaggaggaggatgtggaggaggaggagaacgggaGGTATGACGTGTATGTGCGCCGAGCCGGAGGCAGAAGGATGAACTGTGAAATGGCCCAGCAGAGGTCCCTGTCGATGGACTTCTGA
- the si:dkey-30c15.2 gene encoding transmembrane protein 116 translates to MDVNGTLREDQMISLSAVYLVSLTPSLIGSASVLLVSIVKWQRLQEQVLPLVQLALADFLASLILMFTSAMNLTGYFRHSVSFCQRALPLSMTFYLISFLMVVVYSWKSKNIFRGWRVTQGHSEDQQNLCQRTTLALSLYTILWSVPVAIYLLYVIATYLYTSTLSTDIPYVTNDIIPADNTYCTSCILFLHAWGDPCPASQVLHDAFIKVLLFLALIPAVVSSSVMYYKVGYWYNNYDHQGLLPGEADGRSRHRLRRIYSTARNMVLIILFCWTPALLLTIMSTLSPWTKVSQNSIFSLYIIQAVSMSLQGFLNSMVYAWRRPNFIDAVLGESTPLLLHERQAFFEDSLRTTTRPHTI, encoded by the exons ATGGATGTCAACGGAACATTGAGGGAAGATCAG ATGATCAGTTTGTCTGCTGTGTACTTAGTTTCTCTTACTCCCAG TTTGATAGGTAGCGCTTCTGTTCTGTTGGTTTCCATTGTAAAATGGCAACGACTACAAGAACag gTGCTGCCTTTGGTGCAGCTTGCCCTGGCAGACTTCCTGGCTTCACTAATTCTGATGTTCACCAGTGCAATGAACCTCACAGGCTACTTCAGACACAGTGTCTCCTTCTGCCAACGAGCTCTGCCACTGTCAATG ACATTCTACCTCATTTCATTTCTGATGGTGGTGGTTTACTCCTGGAAATCTAAGAACATATTCAGAGGATGGAGGGTGACACAGGGCCACAGCGAGGACCAACAG AACCTATGTCAGAGAACCACTTTAGCCTTATCCCTGTACACCATTCTATG GTCGGTTCCTGTTGCCATCTATCTGTTGTACGTGATCGCTACCTACCTTTACACAAGCACGTTGTCTACGGACATTCCCTATGTCACCAATGACATCATTCCCGCTGATAACACATACTGTACCAG CTGTATACTGTTTTTGCATGCCTGGGGAGATCCGTGTCCGGCCTCG CAGGTCCTTCACGATGCTTTTATCAAAGTTCTTCTCTTTCTTGCACTCATACCAGCAGTTGTCTCCAGCTCA GTTATGTATTACAAGGTGGGCTACTGGTATAATAACTATGACCATCAGGGTCTACTTCCTGGGGAGGCAGATGGACGTTCTCGACACAGACTGAGGAGAATATACTCCACAGCGCGTAATATGGTGTTGATCATCCTATTCTGCTGGACACCAG CACTTTTACTGACCATCATGTCTACCCTTTCACCATGGACCAAAGTATCACAAAACAGTATTTTTAGTCTCTACATCATACAG GCAGTGAGCATGTCGCTGCAAGGCTTCCTCAACAGCATGGTCTACGCCTGGAGACGACCCAACTTCATAGACGCCGTCCTAGGGGAGAGCACGCCCTTGTTGCTGCACGAGCGCCAGGCCTTCTTCGAGGATTCACTGAGGACCACAACACGACCGCACACAATTTGA